A stretch of DNA from Nyctibius grandis isolate bNycGra1 unplaced genomic scaffold, bNycGra1.pri scaffold_190_arrow_ctg1, whole genome shotgun sequence:
GCCCCCGCGCCGAACCGCCGGCTCTTGCCCTTCTTCCCGGCCCGCGACCACACGGTGAGGTCGCAGCGGGTGCCCACCACCAGCGAGGAGACGCGGTCGGACCAGCCGCGGGGCATGTAGGGCACATCGGAGCCGGGGGCCACCACCAGCGTGTCGCCGCCGCAGCACTGGTCGTAGTAGGGGCTGTCGTCGGCGTAGAGGAGGGCGCAGAGGCGGGTGCCGTTGGCCGTGCGCAGCGAGGAGGCGGTGGGGCACTGCGCCCGGGTGCCCCCCGCCGccaccagtgccaccagtgCCGCCACCAGTGCCGCCGCCATcgcccgccccgcgctgccccaCGGCGCCACCCAGATATACCCGGGCCCAAGGACACGGTGAGGGGGTGGCACCCTGGTGTCCCCCCC
This window harbors:
- the SYCN gene encoding syncollin, whose amino-acid sequence is MAAALVAALVALVAAGGTRAQCPTASSLRTANGTRLCALLYADDSPYYDQCCGGDTLVVAPGSDVPYMPRGWSDRVSSLVVGTRCDLTVWSRAGKKGKSRRFGAGAVPRLQEVRRGIFGNWNDAISGYYCKCS